One Lutra lutra chromosome 7, mLutLut1.2, whole genome shotgun sequence DNA window includes the following coding sequences:
- the REM2 gene encoding GTP-binding protein REM 2 isoform X1, whose amino-acid sequence MHTDIDTDMDTDTETTALCPPGSHQASPPGTPTPETDASLLKKPEKLLAGLDRGGPPPAPGAPRRRGSMPVPYKHQLRRAQAIDELDWPPQASSSGSSDSLGSGEAGPTQKDGIFKVMLVGESGVGKSTLAGTFGGLQGDSAHEPENPEDTYERRITVDKEEVTLIVYDIWEQGDAGGWLRDHCLQTGDAFLIVFSVTDRRSFSKVPETLLRLRAGRPHHDLPVILVGNKSDLARSREVSLEEGRHLAGTLSCKHIETSAALHHNTRELFEGAVRQIRLRRGRSRAGGPRPEWGCPDGPPPPARRESLTKKAKRFLANLVPRNAKFFKQRSRSCHDLSVL is encoded by the exons ATGCACACGGACATTGACACCGACATGGACACGGACACAGAAACCACAGCACTCTGCCCCCCCGGCAGCCACCAGGCCTCCCCTCCAGGGACGCCCACACCAG AAACAGATGCCTCACTGCTGAAGAAGCCAGAGAAGCTGCTGGCAGGGTTGGACCGGGGTgggccaccccctgccccaggggcccccagacgAAGAGGCAGTATGCCTGTCCCCTACAAGCACCAGCTGCGGCGCGCCCAGGCCATAGATGAACTTGACTGGCCACCTCAAGCCTCATCCTCTGGTTCCTCTGACTCCTTGGGCTCAGGGGAGGCAGGCCCCACCCAAAAGGATGGCATCTTCAAGGTCATGCTGGTAGGGGAGAGCGGCGTGGGCAAGAGCACCCTAGCAGGCACTTTCGGTGGTCTCCAGGGAGACAGTGCTCATGAGCCGGAGAACCCAG AGGACACTTATGAAAGACGCATCACAGTGGATAAGGAGGAAGTGACTCTAATTGTTTATGACATCTGGGAACAG GGGGACGCAGGGGGGTGGCTGCGGGACCACTGCCTTCAGACCGGGGATGCCTTTCTCATCGTCTTCTCAGTCACCGACCGGCGAAGTTTCTCCAAAGTTCCAGAGACCCTACTTCGGCTGCGAGCTGGGAGGCCCCACCACGACCTCCCTGTCATCCTCGTGGGAAACAAGAGCGACTTGGCCCGCTCCCGGGAGGTCTCACTGGAGG AAGGCCGCCACCTGGCAGGGACCCTGAGCTGCAAGCACATCGAGACGTCGGCCGCGCTGCACCACAACACGCGGGAGCTCTTCGAGGGCGCGGTGCGCCAGATCCGGCTGCGCCGGGGACGGAGCCGCGCCGGGGGCCCGCGGCCCGAGTGGGGCTGCCCAGACGGCCCCCCGCCGCCCGCGCGCCGCGAGAGCTTAACCAAGAAGGCCAAGCGCTTCCTGGCCAACCTGGTGCCGCGCAACGCCAAGTTCTTCAAGCAGCGCTCCAGGTCGTGTCACGACCTCTCCGTGCTCTGA
- the REM2 gene encoding GTP-binding protein REM 2 isoform X2 has protein sequence MHTDIDTDMDTDTETTALCPPGSHQASPPGTPTPETDASLLKKPEKLLAGLDRGGPPPAPGAPRRRGSMPVPYKHQLRRAQAIDELDWPPQASSSGSSDSLGSGEAGPTQKDGIFKVMLVGESGVGKSTLAGTFGGLQGDSAHEPENPEDTYERRITVDKEEVTLIVYDIWEQGDAGGWLRDHCLQTGDAFLIVFSVTDRRSFSKVPETLLRLRAGRPHHDLPVILVGNKSDLARSREVSLEGRHLAGTLSCKHIETSAALHHNTRELFEGAVRQIRLRRGRSRAGGPRPEWGCPDGPPPPARRESLTKKAKRFLANLVPRNAKFFKQRSRSCHDLSVL, from the exons ATGCACACGGACATTGACACCGACATGGACACGGACACAGAAACCACAGCACTCTGCCCCCCCGGCAGCCACCAGGCCTCCCCTCCAGGGACGCCCACACCAG AAACAGATGCCTCACTGCTGAAGAAGCCAGAGAAGCTGCTGGCAGGGTTGGACCGGGGTgggccaccccctgccccaggggcccccagacgAAGAGGCAGTATGCCTGTCCCCTACAAGCACCAGCTGCGGCGCGCCCAGGCCATAGATGAACTTGACTGGCCACCTCAAGCCTCATCCTCTGGTTCCTCTGACTCCTTGGGCTCAGGGGAGGCAGGCCCCACCCAAAAGGATGGCATCTTCAAGGTCATGCTGGTAGGGGAGAGCGGCGTGGGCAAGAGCACCCTAGCAGGCACTTTCGGTGGTCTCCAGGGAGACAGTGCTCATGAGCCGGAGAACCCAG AGGACACTTATGAAAGACGCATCACAGTGGATAAGGAGGAAGTGACTCTAATTGTTTATGACATCTGGGAACAG GGGGACGCAGGGGGGTGGCTGCGGGACCACTGCCTTCAGACCGGGGATGCCTTTCTCATCGTCTTCTCAGTCACCGACCGGCGAAGTTTCTCCAAAGTTCCAGAGACCCTACTTCGGCTGCGAGCTGGGAGGCCCCACCACGACCTCCCTGTCATCCTCGTGGGAAACAAGAGCGACTTGGCCCGCTCCCGGGAGGTCTCACTGGAGG GCCGCCACCTGGCAGGGACCCTGAGCTGCAAGCACATCGAGACGTCGGCCGCGCTGCACCACAACACGCGGGAGCTCTTCGAGGGCGCGGTGCGCCAGATCCGGCTGCGCCGGGGACGGAGCCGCGCCGGGGGCCCGCGGCCCGAGTGGGGCTGCCCAGACGGCCCCCCGCCGCCCGCGCGCCGCGAGAGCTTAACCAAGAAGGCCAAGCGCTTCCTGGCCAACCTGGTGCCGCGCAACGCCAAGTTCTTCAAGCAGCGCTCCAGGTCGTGTCACGACCTCTCCGTGCTCTGA
- the LRP10 gene encoding low-density lipoprotein receptor-related protein 10 isoform X1, which produces MLPTTLLFLLLGGALAHPDRIIFPNPACEDPPAVLFEVQGTLQRPLGQDSRSAPANCTWLILGSREQTVTVRFQKLHLACGSERLVLRSPLQPQISLCEAPASPLQLPGGNVTITYSYAGARAPLGQGFLLSYSQDWLMCLPEEFQCLNHRCVPLAHRCDSIDACGDGSDEAGCSSDPFPDLTPAPVPTPPCNHTLEDFYGVFSSPGYTHLASVSHPQSCLWLLDPHDGRRLAVRFTALDLGYGDAVHVYDGPGPPKTSRLLRSLTHFSNGKAVTVETLSGQAIVAYHTVAWSNGRGFNATYHVRGYCLPWDRPCGLGASLGASEGLGERCYSEAQRCDGSWDCADGTDEENCPSCPPGHFPCGAPGTPGATACYLPADRCNYQTFCADGADERRCRHCQPGNFRCRDEKCVYETWVCDGQPDCADGSDEWDCSYALPRKVITAAVIGSLVCGLLLVIALGCTCKLYAIRTQEYSIFAPLSRMEAEIVQQQAPPSYGQLIAQGAIPPVEDFPTENPNDNSVLGNLRSLLQILRQDMTPGGASGARRRQRGRSVRRLVRRLRRWGLLPRANPPARSPETRSQVTPSSAPLESPDGNTGPACEGGAVGGQDGEQAPPLPVKAPLPPASASPAPTTVSEAPGPLPSMPLEPSLLSGVVQALRGRLLPSFRPPGPPRTPPEPHTTVLSPEDEDDVLLLPLAEPGIWVVEAEDEPLLA; this is translated from the exons ATGCTGCCCAccaccctcctcttcctcctcctgg gAGGCGCTCTGGCACATCCAGACCGGATCATTTTCCCAAATCCTG cctgtGAGGACCCTCCGGCAGTGCTCTTCGAAGTGCAGGGCACCTTACAGAGGCCCCTAGGCCAGGACAGCCGCAGTGCACCTGCCAACTGCACCTGGCTTatcctggggagcagggagcagaccGTAACGGTGAG GTTCCAAAAACTACACCTGGCCTGTGGCTCAGAACGCTTAGTTCTGCGCTCCCCTCTCCAGCCACAGATCTCCCTGTGTGAGGCACCAGCCAGCCCCCTGCAGCTTCCTGGGGGCAACGTCACCATCACCTACAGCTATGCCGGGGCCAGAGCACCCCTGGGCCAGGGCTTCCTGCTCTCCTACAGCCAAG ATTGGCTGATGTGTCTGCCTGAAGAGTTCCAGTGCCTGAACCACCGCTGCGTGCCCTTGGCCCACCGCTGCGACAGCATCGATGCCTGTGGCGATGGCTCTGATGAGGCAGGCTGCAGCTCAGACCCCTTCCCTGACCTGAccccagcccctgtccccaccccaccctgcaatCACACCTTGGAAGACTTTTATGGGGTCTTCTCTTCCCCGGGCTACACACACCTGGCCTCCGTCTCCCACCCCCAGTCCTGCCTCTGGCTGCTGGACCCCCATGACGGTCGGCGGCTGGCAGTGCGCTTCACGGCTCTGGACCTGGGCTACGGAGATGCGGTACACGTGTATGATGGCCCTGGGCCTCCCAAGACCTCTAGGTTGCTGCGCAGCCTCACCCACTTCAGCAACGGCAAGGCTGTCACTGTGGAGACGCTGTCCGGCCAGGCCATCGTGGCCTACCACACAGTTGCCTGGAGCAATGGCCGGGGCTTCAACGCCACCTACCATGTGCGGGGCTACTGCCTGCCCTGGGATCGACCCTGCGGCTTGGGCGCCAGCCTGGGGGCCAGCGAGGGCCTGGGGGAGCGCTGCTACAGTGAGGCACAGCGCTGTGACGGCTCCTGGGACTGTGCCGATGGCACGGACGAGGAAAACTGCCCCAGCTGCCCACCCGGACACTTCCCCTGCGGGGCGCCCGGCACCCCCGGGGCCACCGCCTGCTACCTGCCTGCTGACCGCTGCAACTACCAGACCTTCTGCGCCGACGGAGCGGACGAGAGACGCTGCCGGCACTGCCAGCCTGGCAACTTCCGCTGCCGGGATGAGAAGTGTGTGTATGAGACCTGGGTGTGCGACGGGCAGCCAGACTGCGCCGACGGCAGCGATGAGTGGGACTGCTCCTACGCCCTACCGCGCAAGGTCATCACAGCCGCCGTCATTGGCAGCCTGGTATGCGGCCTGCTGCTGGTCATCGCCCTGGGCTGCACCTGCAAGCTCTATGCCATTCGCACGCAGGAGTACAG CATCTTTGCCCCCCTGTCCCGGATGGAGGCTGAGATCGTGCAGCAGCAGGCGCCACCCTCCTACGGGCAGCTCATTGCCCAGGGCGCCATCCCACCTGTAGAGGACTTTCCTACAGAGAACCCTAACGAT AACTCAGTGCTCGGCAATCTGCGCTCCCTGCTGCAGATCTTGCGGCAGGACATGACTCCAGGGGGTGCCTCAGGTGCCCGCCGCCGCCAGCGGGGCCGCTCTGTGCGCAGGCTGGTGCGCCGGCTCCGCCGCTGGGGCCTGCTTCCTCGAGCCAACCCCCCGGCCCGGAGCCCTGAGACCAGATCGCAGGTCACACCTTCTTCCGCTCCCCTTGAGTCTCCAGATGGCAACACAGGTCCTGCCTGTGAGGGTGGGGCGGTGGGTGGGCAGGATGGGGAACAGGCACCCCCACTGCCTGTCAAGGCTCCCCTTCCACCAGCCAGCGCATCTCCAGCACCCACTACTGTCTCCGAGGCCCCAGGGCCACTGCCTTCCATGCCCCTAGAGCCGTCACTGTTGTCTGGAGTGGTGCAGGCCCTGCGAGGCCGCCTCCTGCCCAGCTTTCGGCCCCCAGGACCACCTCGAACCCCACCTGAACCCCACACCACAGTCCTTTCTCCAGAGGACGAGGATGATGTGCTTCTGTTGCCGCTGGCTGAGCCGGGGATCTGGGTGGTCGAAGCGGAGGACGAGCCACTGCTTGCCTGA
- the LRP10 gene encoding low-density lipoprotein receptor-related protein 10 isoform X2, with protein sequence MCLPEEFQCLNHRCVPLAHRCDSIDACGDGSDEAGCSSDPFPDLTPAPVPTPPCNHTLEDFYGVFSSPGYTHLASVSHPQSCLWLLDPHDGRRLAVRFTALDLGYGDAVHVYDGPGPPKTSRLLRSLTHFSNGKAVTVETLSGQAIVAYHTVAWSNGRGFNATYHVRGYCLPWDRPCGLGASLGASEGLGERCYSEAQRCDGSWDCADGTDEENCPSCPPGHFPCGAPGTPGATACYLPADRCNYQTFCADGADERRCRHCQPGNFRCRDEKCVYETWVCDGQPDCADGSDEWDCSYALPRKVITAAVIGSLVCGLLLVIALGCTCKLYAIRTQEYSIFAPLSRMEAEIVQQQAPPSYGQLIAQGAIPPVEDFPTENPNDNSVLGNLRSLLQILRQDMTPGGASGARRRQRGRSVRRLVRRLRRWGLLPRANPPARSPETRSQVTPSSAPLESPDGNTGPACEGGAVGGQDGEQAPPLPVKAPLPPASASPAPTTVSEAPGPLPSMPLEPSLLSGVVQALRGRLLPSFRPPGPPRTPPEPHTTVLSPEDEDDVLLLPLAEPGIWVVEAEDEPLLA encoded by the exons ATGTGTCTGCCTGAAGAGTTCCAGTGCCTGAACCACCGCTGCGTGCCCTTGGCCCACCGCTGCGACAGCATCGATGCCTGTGGCGATGGCTCTGATGAGGCAGGCTGCAGCTCAGACCCCTTCCCTGACCTGAccccagcccctgtccccaccccaccctgcaatCACACCTTGGAAGACTTTTATGGGGTCTTCTCTTCCCCGGGCTACACACACCTGGCCTCCGTCTCCCACCCCCAGTCCTGCCTCTGGCTGCTGGACCCCCATGACGGTCGGCGGCTGGCAGTGCGCTTCACGGCTCTGGACCTGGGCTACGGAGATGCGGTACACGTGTATGATGGCCCTGGGCCTCCCAAGACCTCTAGGTTGCTGCGCAGCCTCACCCACTTCAGCAACGGCAAGGCTGTCACTGTGGAGACGCTGTCCGGCCAGGCCATCGTGGCCTACCACACAGTTGCCTGGAGCAATGGCCGGGGCTTCAACGCCACCTACCATGTGCGGGGCTACTGCCTGCCCTGGGATCGACCCTGCGGCTTGGGCGCCAGCCTGGGGGCCAGCGAGGGCCTGGGGGAGCGCTGCTACAGTGAGGCACAGCGCTGTGACGGCTCCTGGGACTGTGCCGATGGCACGGACGAGGAAAACTGCCCCAGCTGCCCACCCGGACACTTCCCCTGCGGGGCGCCCGGCACCCCCGGGGCCACCGCCTGCTACCTGCCTGCTGACCGCTGCAACTACCAGACCTTCTGCGCCGACGGAGCGGACGAGAGACGCTGCCGGCACTGCCAGCCTGGCAACTTCCGCTGCCGGGATGAGAAGTGTGTGTATGAGACCTGGGTGTGCGACGGGCAGCCAGACTGCGCCGACGGCAGCGATGAGTGGGACTGCTCCTACGCCCTACCGCGCAAGGTCATCACAGCCGCCGTCATTGGCAGCCTGGTATGCGGCCTGCTGCTGGTCATCGCCCTGGGCTGCACCTGCAAGCTCTATGCCATTCGCACGCAGGAGTACAG CATCTTTGCCCCCCTGTCCCGGATGGAGGCTGAGATCGTGCAGCAGCAGGCGCCACCCTCCTACGGGCAGCTCATTGCCCAGGGCGCCATCCCACCTGTAGAGGACTTTCCTACAGAGAACCCTAACGAT AACTCAGTGCTCGGCAATCTGCGCTCCCTGCTGCAGATCTTGCGGCAGGACATGACTCCAGGGGGTGCCTCAGGTGCCCGCCGCCGCCAGCGGGGCCGCTCTGTGCGCAGGCTGGTGCGCCGGCTCCGCCGCTGGGGCCTGCTTCCTCGAGCCAACCCCCCGGCCCGGAGCCCTGAGACCAGATCGCAGGTCACACCTTCTTCCGCTCCCCTTGAGTCTCCAGATGGCAACACAGGTCCTGCCTGTGAGGGTGGGGCGGTGGGTGGGCAGGATGGGGAACAGGCACCCCCACTGCCTGTCAAGGCTCCCCTTCCACCAGCCAGCGCATCTCCAGCACCCACTACTGTCTCCGAGGCCCCAGGGCCACTGCCTTCCATGCCCCTAGAGCCGTCACTGTTGTCTGGAGTGGTGCAGGCCCTGCGAGGCCGCCTCCTGCCCAGCTTTCGGCCCCCAGGACCACCTCGAACCCCACCTGAACCCCACACCACAGTCCTTTCTCCAGAGGACGAGGATGATGTGCTTCTGTTGCCGCTGGCTGAGCCGGGGATCTGGGTGGTCGAAGCGGAGGACGAGCCACTGCTTGCCTGA